A single Ignavibacteriales bacterium DNA region contains:
- a CDS encoding putative DNA binding domain-containing protein — translation MEISQLQYLINSGEGNRIEFKEANNSVPSSLYETVVSFSNTDGGTILLGVTDNGSITGISSGAEFSLIKNIITSLNSRDCIDPPLFVEPLLVTHPQGRIIILHIPASSQIHNHSGRIFVRHFESDLDITHDQHRLSDIYIRKRNFFTEGIIYPHLSMDDLDDALFEKAFTLIRNNKSDHPWLFRSKEELLREAILWRRDFQSGQEGLTLAAALIFGKNETIQSILPAYKTEGLVRKQNKDHYDDRIIPPLRTNLIDTYLELKKFISKHLPEMFFLEGDQRVDLRDRIFREVIGNAVVHREYTSALSTELLITEQEVVITNPNKPHLHGVIDPNGFNPYPKNPNIRKFFTAFGWTDEIGSGIRNTNKYLPQYVKGAHPVFIDDDIFRVILPLRFVSLAKYTAEFIRWLDLKTDLPPARWEGLKQVELPSEFWNRTWEEALIHLVPGWHKAGTGLAPLNWAEKQLFAEDDLKKIPGWHEKGTQLLKKKNWYLISILSLCTAPVKMADLLAAFDYKNAKKFRDNYLRPLKDTGLIAFTIPEKPTDPDNKYLITQKGKIFLATRLL, via the coding sequence ATGGAAATTTCCCAGTTACAGTATCTGATAAATTCCGGTGAAGGAAACCGTATCGAATTTAAGGAAGCAAATAATTCCGTTCCTTCATCACTCTATGAAACCGTTGTGAGTTTTTCAAATACGGACGGAGGTACCATACTGCTGGGCGTTACTGATAACGGAAGCATTACCGGTATATCCTCCGGTGCTGAATTTTCACTGATCAAAAATATTATCACCTCACTAAATTCCAGAGACTGCATAGATCCTCCTCTCTTTGTGGAGCCCCTTCTTGTTACTCATCCTCAGGGCCGGATAATCATTCTGCATATACCTGCAAGCAGTCAGATTCATAATCATTCGGGAAGAATTTTCGTCAGACATTTTGAAAGTGATCTGGATATAACTCATGATCAGCACCGCCTCAGCGATATCTATATCAGGAAAAGAAATTTTTTTACTGAAGGCATTATTTATCCACATCTGAGTATGGATGACCTTGACGATGCGTTATTTGAAAAAGCATTTACCCTGATCAGAAATAACAAGTCCGATCATCCCTGGCTTTTCCGGTCAAAGGAAGAACTCCTGCGCGAAGCTATTTTATGGCGAAGGGACTTTCAGTCCGGGCAGGAAGGACTGACCCTGGCAGCAGCCCTGATTTTTGGAAAAAATGAGACCATTCAAAGCATTCTTCCGGCTTATAAAACCGAAGGGCTGGTCAGAAAGCAAAATAAAGACCACTATGATGACCGGATCATCCCGCCGCTCCGGACCAATCTGATTGATACCTATCTGGAATTAAAAAAATTTATCAGTAAACATCTGCCTGAAATGTTTTTCCTCGAAGGGGATCAGCGCGTAGATCTGAGAGATAGGATTTTCAGAGAAGTTATTGGCAACGCTGTTGTTCACAGAGAATATACCAGCGCTCTTTCAACGGAATTACTTATCACAGAGCAGGAAGTAGTTATAACCAATCCAAACAAACCCCACCTTCATGGTGTGATTGACCCCAATGGTTTTAACCCATATCCTAAAAATCCGAATATCAGAAAATTCTTTACAGCTTTCGGCTGGACTGATGAGATCGGTTCCGGTATCAGAAATACCAATAAATATCTTCCCCAGTATGTTAAAGGGGCCCATCCTGTGTTTATTGATGATGATATCTTCAGGGTTATTCTGCCTCTCCGCTTTGTTTCACTGGCAAAATATACCGCCGAGTTTATTCGCTGGCTTGATCTGAAGACCGATCTTCCGCCTGCCCGGTGGGAAGGGCTTAAGCAGGTTGAATTGCCATCAGAATTCTGGAACCGAACCTGGGAAGAAGCACTCATACATTTGGTACCGGGCTGGCACAAAGCAGGTACCGGGCTGGCCCCACTTAATTGGGCTGAAAAACAACTTTTTGCCGAAGATGACCTCAAAAAGATACCTGGCTGGCATGAAAAAGGTACCCAGCTTCTTAAAAAGAAAAACTGGTATCTGATTTCCATCCTCAGCTTATGCACCGCTCCGGTTAAAATGGCTGATTTATTAGCGGCATTCGATTATAAAAACGCAAAAAAATTCAGAGATAACTATCTCAGGCCATTAAAAGATACAGGGCTTATTGCGTTTACCATTCCGGAAAAACCTACTGACCCTGATAATAAATACCTCATTACTCAGAAGGGTAAGATATTTTTAGCAACCCGATTATTGTAA
- the pglX gene encoding BREX-1 system adenine-specific DNA-methyltransferase PglX, with the protein MKLSEHAEHIRQLIDRAFRNRLGRMGIHEKNSDQISSIPLQYHRERERMDSIHKVFTAETGTTAEAYEKLVEELTFTLFNRLAALKVMEAHTLHPEIVTRRESHGGRSFAHLAWLEQNPEARSHEAEGLIPFLEEQLNRLAGDIPLFSPAHPYHLLPAPLEMQGIITAYNSIETDPQVEPGIWKSDDILGWLYESYNNYKKAAHKASGQKTEFNKVSIQSQVYTPRWVVQFLVDNSLGKLYLEMYPESKIKDKYKIAGAPASRVREPKPLHELRMIDPANGSGNFLLYGFDLFYDLYLDQIEEYGAPYAIADIPELIITNNLHGIDLDDRAVQLAQLGLYIKAKRKKRSVKIEHFNIVSSDFFLPPYQEVKHLFETNGQIDRWAEKIIIDIWKDLQQAYKFGSLLRLEEKFAGHMSVLVSQFESIQISLYSEATLADYEQFRQNFFSGLQKAVEEHSKKQGLTFLNTKTQDALTFLQIITQKYDVAVANPPYTDSADFGKDLKEFIETNYKKPYKFNSNLYAAFIKRSYELAGDKAKVALVHPPTFMYIKTFEEVRKFIIEKLKIQLFVEWGYLGMFHPSARVDSAMYILDKAKSEKSVQFIKLNDIYEGRRYEAFSQAYNDLLANRPNKHNFTLPQEKLKIIDGWPFIYWISDGFREKFKGKVLGQINKVATGLMTGDNDRFLRFYWEIDKQKISTYYPHDNKKWVPYQKGGPFCRWYGNSWILVNFKNDGADLATTDNKRFYFLEGVTYSASGSKGASFRYIEPKYAFDKGGACIFNTSRSTSTFYLLAFLNSSLASYIVDCLNPTVNIQKGDLERIPFILPPNQLEQIITSIAKENVLFKQKLYSYDLIEVNYLESPLLSFQASTLTHRMIDYLTSNNSLISRVIINEAIINELVFNVYNLSFEDKEQVEAKMGKSVGSLPVFEEARSEFLTQIIDPRPEVVDYIKQLPLASFEENTVREIKEGFETLYQSNNDLEEFCIRHQVNPINVWYWFKEANILPKARAAEIALEFLADSIRTLLQQDDDGIIPLVGLPGEDALSKRLEDYCLQQGFTPAQYMQLDGLLGRTVNEYLEHHFFKDLSNHLNLFMYLPKTPFIWHLSSGPHQGFEVYILIYKWNRDSLFKLKSKYINNRVQNLGYRLAQLAGVNTAQGQQELETIRYQLQEIDMFTKKLDELIAEGYDPKLDDGVGKNIAPLQKKGMLRAEVLKSGGKNSQLEKYLNADW; encoded by the coding sequence ATGAAACTCTCAGAACACGCAGAACATATACGGCAGTTAATTGACCGGGCATTTAGAAACCGGCTCGGCAGAATGGGTATTCACGAAAAAAATTCTGACCAGATCAGCTCCATACCATTGCAATACCACCGGGAGCGGGAGAGAATGGATTCCATCCATAAGGTTTTTACCGCGGAAACCGGTACCACAGCAGAAGCTTACGAAAAACTTGTGGAAGAACTTACCTTTACTCTGTTTAACCGCCTTGCCGCCCTAAAAGTTATGGAGGCGCATACCCTGCATCCGGAGATCGTTACCAGGAGGGAAAGCCACGGGGGCAGGTCGTTTGCGCATCTTGCCTGGCTTGAGCAAAACCCGGAAGCCCGGAGCCATGAAGCAGAAGGGCTTATCCCCTTTCTTGAAGAACAGCTAAACAGACTGGCAGGAGATATACCCCTTTTCAGCCCCGCTCATCCCTATCACCTGCTGCCTGCCCCGCTTGAAATGCAGGGGATTATTACCGCGTATAACAGCATTGAAACAGACCCTCAGGTTGAACCCGGTATCTGGAAGAGCGATGATATACTCGGCTGGCTTTACGAAAGTTATAACAACTACAAAAAAGCCGCGCACAAAGCAAGCGGGCAGAAAACCGAATTTAACAAGGTGAGCATTCAGAGTCAGGTATATACTCCCCGGTGGGTGGTGCAGTTCCTGGTGGATAACAGTCTCGGCAAGCTCTATCTGGAAATGTATCCCGAAAGCAAAATAAAAGATAAATACAAAATAGCCGGTGCCCCTGCCTCAAGGGTGCGCGAACCAAAACCGCTGCATGAGCTGCGTATGATTGACCCGGCAAACGGCTCAGGAAATTTTCTGCTCTACGGCTTTGATCTTTTTTACGATCTTTATCTTGACCAGATTGAAGAGTACGGGGCTCCGTATGCAATTGCTGATATCCCGGAACTGATTATTACCAATAACCTGCATGGTATTGACCTTGATGACCGGGCCGTGCAGCTTGCCCAGCTTGGTTTATATATTAAGGCAAAACGGAAGAAACGCTCTGTTAAAATCGAACATTTTAACATCGTCAGCTCAGACTTTTTTCTCCCCCCGTATCAGGAGGTTAAACACCTCTTTGAAACAAATGGTCAGATAGACCGCTGGGCTGAAAAAATTATTATTGATATCTGGAAAGACCTGCAGCAGGCATATAAATTCGGTTCACTGCTGCGCCTTGAGGAAAAATTTGCAGGCCATATGAGCGTGCTTGTAAGCCAGTTTGAGAGCATTCAGATCAGTCTCTACTCAGAAGCCACTCTCGCTGATTATGAACAATTCCGGCAAAATTTCTTTTCCGGGCTTCAGAAAGCAGTGGAGGAGCATTCCAAAAAACAGGGCCTTACTTTCCTTAACACCAAAACACAGGATGCACTTACCTTTCTGCAGATTATTACGCAGAAATATGATGTCGCAGTTGCAAACCCTCCCTATACCGACAGCGCTGATTTTGGAAAGGACTTAAAAGAGTTTATTGAAACAAACTACAAAAAGCCTTATAAATTTAATTCTAATCTGTATGCTGCATTTATTAAAAGATCGTACGAATTAGCAGGTGATAAAGCCAAAGTTGCTTTGGTTCACCCTCCAACTTTTATGTATATAAAAACTTTTGAGGAAGTAAGAAAATTCATAATTGAAAAACTGAAAATTCAATTATTCGTTGAATGGGGTTATTTGGGGATGTTTCACCCTTCTGCGCGGGTTGACTCTGCAATGTATATTCTTGATAAAGCAAAGAGTGAAAAGTCAGTTCAGTTTATTAAACTGAATGATATATATGAAGGCCGAAGATATGAGGCGTTTAGTCAGGCGTATAATGACCTTCTTGCCAATCGCCCCAATAAACATAACTTTACTCTGCCTCAGGAAAAACTCAAAATCATTGACGGCTGGCCTTTTATTTATTGGATTAGTGATGGGTTTAGGGAGAAGTTTAAGGGGAAAGTACTTGGTCAAATTAATAAAGTCGCTACTGGCTTAATGACAGGAGATAATGATAGGTTTTTAAGATTTTACTGGGAGATAGATAAGCAGAAAATTTCGACATACTATCCTCATGATAATAAAAAGTGGGTACCGTATCAAAAAGGAGGACCCTTTTGTAGATGGTATGGGAATTCATGGATTCTTGTAAATTTCAAGAATGATGGTGCCGATTTGGCGACTACTGACAATAAAAGATTCTATTTTTTGGAGGGAGTCACTTATTCAGCATCAGGATCTAAGGGTGCTAGTTTTAGATATATTGAGCCCAAATATGCGTTTGATAAAGGTGGTGCTTGCATTTTTAATACATCACGATCCACCTCAACATTTTACTTGCTTGCCTTCTTGAATTCTTCATTAGCTAGTTATATTGTTGATTGCCTGAATCCAACAGTTAATATACAAAAAGGAGATCTAGAAAGAATTCCTTTTATATTACCGCCAAATCAGTTGGAACAAATTATTACGTCTATTGCCAAAGAGAATGTGTTATTTAAGCAAAAATTATACTCCTACGACTTAATTGAAGTAAACTACTTAGAATCACCTCTCCTATCATTTCAAGCCTCAACTTTAACCCATCGTATGATTGATTATCTTACAAGTAATAACTCACTTATTAGCAGGGTAATTATTAATGAAGCTATTATCAACGAACTTGTTTTTAACGTTTACAATCTCAGTTTTGAAGATAAAGAACAAGTAGAAGCAAAGATGGGGAAATCCGTTGGCTCGCTCCCCGTTTTTGAAGAAGCCCGTAGTGAGTTTCTCACCCAGATTATTGACCCGCGACCTGAGGTAGTTGATTATATAAAACAACTTCCTTTAGCATCTTTTGAAGAGAATACGGTTAGAGAAATTAAGGAGGGGTTTGAAACACTCTACCAGAGCAATAATGATCTTGAGGAGTTCTGCATACGGCATCAGGTGAACCCGATTAATGTGTGGTACTGGTTTAAGGAAGCCAACATACTGCCAAAGGCACGGGCAGCAGAGATAGCACTGGAGTTTCTTGCTGACAGCATACGCACCCTGCTTCAGCAGGATGATGACGGCATCATACCCCTGGTAGGGCTCCCCGGTGAAGATGCACTGAGTAAACGGCTTGAGGATTACTGCCTGCAGCAGGGCTTTACCCCGGCGCAGTATATGCAGCTTGACGGTCTGCTTGGCAGGACGGTTAATGAATATCTTGAGCATCACTTCTTTAAGGATCTCAGCAATCACCTTAACCTGTTTATGTATCTGCCCAAAACTCCCTTTATCTGGCATCTGAGCAGCGGCCCTCATCAGGGATTTGAAGTATATATACTGATTTATAAATGGAACCGCGACAGCTTATTTAAACTGAAATCAAAATATATAAACAACCGTGTTCAGAATTTAGGATACCGGCTCGCGCAGCTTGCGGGAGTTAACACCGCGCAGGGGCAGCAGGAATTGGAAACCATCAGATACCAGCTTCAGGAAATTGACATGTTCACAAAAAAACTTGACGAACTGATAGCTGAGGGTTATGATCCGAAACTTGATGACGGTGTAGGGAAGAATATAGCGCCTCTGCAGAAGAAGGGAATGCTCCGCGCTGAAGTTCTAAAATCGGGGGGTAAAAACTCGCAGCTTGAAAAATATCTGAACGCAGACTGGTGA
- a CDS encoding PglZ domain-containing protein — translation MIDIWITEELDKLLESRGRVVILDPSGQCNFLIPLLERKGYTLLKTGKENSEHWQQVREEFFLRFKAESAHKTDKVVFYAARPLNELSFLYDYCFTHGMINLSSPAEWIRKKLFALTGIQIQLESPLLITAAKESIGKESGWWKKILLGIEQIIDIQKELLPFLNGPEEYKNEKDPDVYLLFEVKLFELLEQPVRTIPPKTLAAEITQKIFSGLMSNTLSGVLLEVYYAWADSNTYYSRLEEYRAAHEISSITDFWEAHPDHCFEAIDRMQLKDIALHFRDKSYITEKLRKAAPRIRNRKSLRFIPSWWKDIQTLAEFNTEPLGACNSFGKVIDFYKTHFHKLDRAVRNLYAEFIQEEDILRPLQEHYESRLAELLEHWYDFSSSYKEDQSGHLPRLFRSSKGRIAVIVCDGLRYEIAESIAAGMESNCRIVKNIMIAGIPSITEHNMSALYSESGEEFMIHAEREKQLLAQSGKEIAFLDLEELHEGVTGDNLVLTYKDIDDAGEKLQQGVLKLFREFEKVITEKILLLLKMNFHEVHLVTDHGFVLTGLLTEADKLDPAAEGKKEVHERFLRTAEKQNRNDWIQFERPHDGYRYVYAAKNHRPFKSKGVYGFAHGGLTPQEIIIPNFVFSRSGSAAAGLKVSIINKKDLAAVTGEYFVVKLTADRGRADLFSSSRKVQLLLYAQNILQSTSALIAIEAGSSASAEFSFGGSSTINAVLTDAETKEHLDSVKVSKSNARDLDGLL, via the coding sequence ATGATTGATATATGGATTACTGAAGAACTTGACAAACTGCTTGAATCGCGGGGCAGAGTGGTTATACTTGACCCTTCCGGGCAGTGCAATTTTCTGATTCCCCTGCTTGAGCGGAAGGGATATACGCTGCTTAAAACCGGTAAGGAAAACTCCGAACACTGGCAGCAGGTGAGGGAAGAGTTCTTTCTCCGTTTCAAAGCCGAAAGCGCTCATAAAACAGATAAAGTAGTGTTTTACGCGGCGCGGCCCCTTAATGAACTCAGTTTTCTCTATGATTACTGTTTTACTCATGGAATGATTAACCTGAGTTCACCGGCGGAATGGATCAGAAAAAAACTATTTGCCCTCACCGGCATTCAGATTCAGCTTGAAAGCCCTCTGCTGATCACCGCGGCAAAGGAAAGCATTGGCAAAGAGAGCGGCTGGTGGAAAAAAATTCTGCTCGGCATAGAACAGATTATTGATATTCAGAAAGAACTTCTCCCCTTTTTGAACGGCCCGGAGGAATATAAAAACGAAAAGGACCCGGATGTTTACCTCCTTTTTGAAGTAAAACTTTTTGAACTGCTTGAGCAGCCGGTAAGAACCATCCCCCCGAAAACGCTTGCTGCTGAGATTACGCAGAAGATTTTTTCCGGCCTCATGAGCAATACCCTCAGTGGTGTTCTGCTCGAGGTTTATTATGCATGGGCTGACAGCAATACTTATTACAGCCGGCTTGAAGAATACAGGGCAGCACATGAAATAAGCAGCATAACAGATTTCTGGGAAGCACACCCTGATCATTGCTTTGAGGCGATTGACCGGATGCAGCTTAAAGATATCGCCTTACATTTCAGGGATAAGAGTTATATCACTGAAAAACTCCGGAAAGCAGCTCCGCGGATCAGGAACAGAAAATCGCTCAGGTTTATTCCGTCCTGGTGGAAAGATATACAGACTCTGGCAGAATTCAACACGGAGCCGCTTGGTGCCTGCAACTCTTTTGGTAAAGTCATAGATTTTTACAAGACTCATTTCCATAAACTTGACCGGGCAGTCAGAAATCTCTATGCTGAGTTTATACAGGAAGAAGATATCCTGAGACCTTTGCAGGAACACTATGAAAGCAGGCTGGCAGAACTGCTTGAACACTGGTATGATTTCAGCAGCAGCTACAAAGAGGACCAGAGCGGACATCTGCCCCGGCTGTTCAGAAGCTCAAAAGGAAGAATAGCAGTAATCGTCTGCGACGGGCTCCGTTACGAGATTGCAGAGAGCATTGCCGCCGGTATGGAGTCAAACTGCCGAATTGTTAAAAACATTATGATTGCAGGAATTCCCTCCATAACCGAACACAATATGAGCGCGCTCTATTCAGAAAGCGGAGAGGAGTTTATGATTCATGCTGAACGGGAAAAACAGCTTCTGGCACAATCAGGAAAGGAGATTGCCTTCCTTGACCTTGAAGAACTGCATGAAGGGGTAACCGGAGACAATCTGGTGCTGACTTACAAAGATATTGATGACGCGGGAGAAAAGCTGCAGCAGGGAGTGCTGAAACTCTTCAGGGAATTCGAAAAAGTAATCACCGAAAAAATTCTTCTGCTGCTTAAAATGAATTTTCATGAAGTGCATCTGGTTACTGATCACGGTTTTGTGCTTACCGGGCTTCTTACTGAAGCTGATAAACTTGACCCTGCCGCAGAAGGGAAAAAAGAGGTGCATGAAAGGTTTCTGCGCACCGCGGAAAAACAAAACAGAAATGACTGGATTCAGTTTGAACGGCCGCATGATGGCTACCGGTATGTATATGCAGCAAAAAATCACCGGCCTTTTAAGTCAAAGGGTGTATATGGTTTTGCCCACGGCGGACTGACGCCGCAGGAGATTATCATTCCAAATTTTGTTTTCAGCCGCTCCGGTTCTGCAGCTGCAGGGCTGAAAGTAAGCATCATTAATAAAAAAGATCTGGCTGCAGTAACCGGAGAATACTTTGTGGTAAAACTTACCGCTGACCGGGGCAGGGCTGATCTTTTTAGTTCTTCAAGAAAAGTGCAGCTATTGCTCTATGCGCAGAATATTCTGCAGAGCACCAGCGCACTCATTGCTATTGAAGCGGGTAGTTCCGCTTCTGCTGAATTTTCGTTTGGCGGCAGCAGCACTATCAATGCCGTTCTGACTGACGCGGAAACGAAAGAGCATCTGGATTCAGTAAAGGTTTCAAAATCAAACGCAAGAGACTTAGACGGTCTTTTATAG
- the brxL gene encoding protease Lon-related BREX system protein BrxL, translating to MIILDELDKKALEHFRGFVVKKDIVGIIKGGANVPAFVLEYLLANSCSTEDEQKLSEGIENVKGVLRKHYVNPEESTLIQSKIRESGRYKIIDKISVELEAKKDRYWARISNSNIKNANISDDLVKSHEKLLLGGIWAIIDMEYDPMITDGSVVYPFVVRGIQPIQLSAFNNNTIAEKRKEFTTAEWRTLLLRSAGYEPESEGLDERKQNLLLCRLIPLVEANFNMVELGPRSSGKSYIYKEITPYAILISGGQGTVAQLFVNNSTGKVGAVGLWDAICFDESTDRLFKDRDAIPLMKDYMESGSFSRAKGGEITGSASVILNGNINQPVETVLQTSHLFSPLSEEVNYDTAFLDRVHLFLPGWEISKFSPSNFTTHFGFSTDFFSEVLKSQRKTTHFEVIDKYFTLGSHLKQRDSKSVRKIVSGFIKLLHPDGNYTKEDIHAYLETAMEMRRRVKEQLKRIGGVEFWDTNFSYVDKETQEEKYIGLPEERGSSLIESNPLPPGVCYSATSDGSTTALVKIEVVAIKGSGKYTVTGTNSTEVKENIRNTYNYLRANEKKILNDQHSLSQFDLNIQISRLAGASVSGGIGSAVYVAIISAIYKKNLKPAMAVLGNISVGGAIERSHEFPDKFSILSENGAKTILTPIDNISEINSLPAAIMGKTDAPFYANSQMLLQKSLFNE from the coding sequence ATGATCATATTGGATGAACTTGATAAAAAAGCGCTCGAACACTTCAGGGGCTTTGTAGTAAAAAAAGATATCGTGGGTATTATAAAAGGGGGCGCTAATGTTCCCGCTTTTGTCCTTGAGTATCTGCTGGCTAATTCCTGCAGCACCGAAGATGAACAAAAACTAAGTGAGGGAATTGAAAATGTAAAAGGGGTGCTGCGAAAGCATTATGTGAATCCTGAAGAGAGCACGCTGATACAGTCAAAAATCAGGGAGAGCGGCAGGTATAAAATTATTGATAAAATTTCCGTAGAACTTGAAGCAAAAAAAGACCGTTACTGGGCAAGAATAAGCAACAGCAACATCAAAAACGCAAACATCAGCGATGATCTGGTTAAGAGCCACGAAAAGCTTCTGCTTGGCGGTATTTGGGCAATAATTGATATGGAATACGATCCGATGATCACAGACGGATCAGTGGTATATCCTTTTGTTGTGCGGGGCATACAACCAATTCAGCTTTCAGCATTCAACAACAATACCATTGCAGAAAAAAGAAAAGAATTTACCACCGCGGAATGGCGAACTCTTCTGCTCCGCAGCGCGGGTTACGAACCGGAAAGTGAAGGGCTTGATGAGAGGAAGCAAAATCTGCTGCTCTGCCGCCTGATTCCCCTTGTTGAGGCAAATTTCAATATGGTTGAACTTGGTCCGCGCTCTTCAGGAAAATCATATATTTATAAGGAAATCACTCCTTATGCAATACTGATTTCAGGGGGGCAGGGTACCGTGGCCCAGCTTTTTGTGAATAACTCCACCGGCAAGGTTGGCGCTGTAGGGCTGTGGGATGCAATCTGCTTTGATGAAAGTACTGACCGTCTGTTTAAAGACCGCGATGCAATTCCTCTCATGAAAGACTATATGGAGTCCGGCTCATTCTCACGGGCAAAAGGGGGTGAGATAACTGGTTCTGCTTCAGTCATCTTAAACGGAAACATCAATCAGCCGGTTGAAACTGTCCTGCAAACTTCACATCTGTTTAGCCCCCTGTCAGAAGAAGTTAATTATGACACTGCATTTTTAGACAGAGTTCATCTCTTCCTTCCGGGGTGGGAGATATCGAAGTTTAGCCCCTCTAACTTTACCACACATTTTGGTTTCAGTACGGACTTCTTCTCCGAGGTGCTAAAATCTCAGAGGAAAACCACCCACTTTGAAGTAATTGATAAATATTTTACGCTTGGTTCTCATTTAAAACAGCGGGATTCCAAGTCTGTAAGAAAAATTGTATCCGGCTTCATCAAGCTGCTTCACCCGGACGGTAACTACACGAAAGAAGATATTCACGCATATCTTGAAACCGCAATGGAAATGCGCCGGCGGGTAAAAGAACAGCTAAAACGAATCGGAGGTGTGGAGTTTTGGGATACTAATTTCAGCTATGTGGATAAAGAAACACAGGAGGAAAAATATATCGGATTGCCAGAAGAACGGGGTTCTTCCCTAATCGAAAGCAACCCGCTGCCTCCGGGTGTATGTTATTCAGCAACAAGCGACGGTTCAACAACTGCACTGGTAAAAATTGAGGTTGTTGCCATCAAAGGCAGCGGTAAATATACAGTAACCGGAACCAATTCAACCGAGGTGAAAGAGAACATCAGGAATACGTACAACTATCTGAGGGCAAACGAAAAGAAAATTTTGAATGACCAGCATTCACTTTCACAGTTCGATCTGAATATACAAATCAGCCGTCTTGCGGGTGCATCGGTCAGCGGCGGTATAGGAAGCGCAGTCTATGTAGCTATTATCTCAGCTATTTATAAGAAAAATCTGAAGCCGGCAATGGCAGTATTGGGCAACATCTCTGTTGGCGGAGCTATTGAGCGGTCACATGAATTTCCGGATAAATTTTCCATACTTTCGGAAAATGGAGCAAAGACGATCCTGACTCCGATAGATAATATCTCCGAAATAAACTCATTGCCTGCAGCGATTATGGGTAAAACTGACGCACCTTTTTATGCAAACAGCCAGATGCTGCTGCAGAAATCATTGTTCAATGAGTGA
- a CDS encoding ABC transporter permease yields MIPIKYSIRNFATRKLTTGVTVAGIALVVFVFAAVLMMAYGIKKTLAQTGSPDNVKVVRKASNGEISSIVTGDIANIILTLPYPKKNAQGKPVASLEPVVIINLDKKEGGLSNITVRGVSPEVKELRPQVVISEGRYFEPGSRELIVGRSINERFANTKIGDKIKFAGDFWTVVGIYDTDGSGFDSEIWGDGLQMLDAFNRPAAFSSVTFKVDDASILPTIRGVFENDKRLNQFEVKIETDYYAEQSEGLAMFIQILGIFITVVFSLGSIIGAAITMYASVANRTVEIGTLRALGFKRRSVLTAFLIESLFIAFVGGIIGVALASLLQFFSISTLNFQSFSELEFKFALSPDIVIISVIFSLVMGIVGGFLPAVRAARLNIVNALRGS; encoded by the coding sequence ATGATACCAATAAAATACAGCATCCGGAATTTTGCAACCAGAAAACTGACAACCGGCGTTACGGTTGCAGGCATCGCTCTGGTGGTGTTTGTGTTCGCCGCTGTGCTGATGATGGCATACGGAATAAAGAAAACCCTCGCCCAGACCGGTTCACCTGACAATGTGAAGGTGGTACGGAAAGCATCAAATGGAGAAATATCAAGCATCGTCACTGGTGATATAGCAAATATCATCCTTACCCTGCCATATCCTAAAAAGAATGCTCAGGGTAAACCTGTTGCATCGCTGGAACCCGTGGTGATCATCAACCTTGACAAAAAGGAAGGAGGACTGAGCAATATAACCGTGCGCGGTGTCTCTCCCGAAGTTAAGGAACTAAGGCCGCAGGTAGTTATTTCGGAAGGAAGATACTTTGAGCCGGGCTCCCGCGAGCTTATTGTGGGCAGATCTATCAATGAACGGTTTGCGAATACCAAAATAGGCGATAAAATTAAATTTGCCGGAGACTTCTGGACCGTGGTCGGTATATACGATACCGATGGAAGCGGATTTGATTCCGAAATCTGGGGTGACGGTCTTCAGATGCTTGATGCATTTAACAGGCCGGCTGCATTTTCTTCCGTTACTTTTAAGGTTGATGATGCATCCATACTTCCGACTATCCGCGGGGTCTTTGAGAATGACAAACGACTGAATCAGTTTGAAGTAAAGATCGAAACTGATTACTACGCAGAGCAGTCAGAAGGGCTTGCTATGTTCATCCAGATACTCGGTATATTTATTACGGTGGTCTTTTCGCTCGGCTCCATCATCGGTGCCGCAATTACCATGTATGCATCCGTTGCGAACAGAACGGTTGAGATCGGGACACTCCGCGCTCTCGGATTCAAGAGGAGAAGTGTGCTGACCGCATTCCTGATTGAATCCCTCTTTATTGCATTCGTAGGCGGAATAATCGGAGTTGCGCTTGCATCGCTGCTGCAGTTCTTCTCAATTTCCACACTCAACTTCCAGTCATTTTCTGAACTGGAATTTAAGTTTGCGCTGTCACCAGATATTGTGATTATTTCAGTCATATTCTCGCTGGTGATGGGTATAGTGGGAGGATTTCTTCCTGCAGTCCGCGCAGCCCGCCTGAATATCGTTAATGCGTTACGAGGAAGTTAG